The Candidatus Thermoplasmatota archaeon genome segment ATGTAAGGCAGCGCTCCATATGTGGTGTGCCAGTGTTGCCTTCGTGCCGGATGCGCTCTTCGAGGCTCCGGACTTGTCCAGGAGAACGATCTTGGCGGGCTCGCGGCCTATCGTCTTGACGTCGTTCGCGATGATCAGGTCCAGCTTCGCGCTCTTCAGTTTCTCGAGCGCCCTCTCCCTCATCTCGGGCTCGGAGAGCCTGGATTCCAGCTTGAAGCCGATGATCTTCGTCCGCTTGCTCTTTCTCCTGATGGCGTCGATGATCTTTGGCGTCGGTGTCATCTCGATCGTCAGCGACTTCTCCTTCGAGCTTATCTTGCCCTTGACCTTCTTCGGGCGGAAATCGGATATCGCCGCCGGAACGGCGCAGTAGTGGCACTGGATGTTCTTGACAAGCTTCGAGAGGTCCGAGACAGAAGTGAACCTCCTGACCTTGACGAAGGGCGGTGGACCGACCTCGGCCTTGCCCATCCATAGCTCGACCGTTGCACCACGCTCGTAGGCGTCCTTCGCAAGCTCCACGCCCATGCGGCCTGAGCTTCGGTTCGTGAT includes the following:
- a CDS encoding bifunctional phosphopantothenoylcysteine decarboxylase/phosphopantothenate--cysteine ligase CoaBC; amino-acid sequence: ITNRSSGRMGVELAKDAYERGATVELWMGKAEVGPPPFVKVRRFTSVSDLSKLVKNIQCHYCAVPAAISDFRPKKVKGKISSKEKSLTIEMTPTPKIIDAIRRKSKRTKIIGFKLESRLSEPEMRERALEKLKSAKLDLIIANDVKTIGREPAKIVLLDKSGASKSASGTKATLAHHIWSAALHGL